The Acidobacteriaceae bacterium nucleotide sequence AGCTCTGCCGATGACCATCGACAACAACTTCAACGTCGGTACAACATGGCTACGGCAGATGGGTTATCGTGCGCAGTACCGCGTCACCGACAAGATTACGCTGGCCGCAGCGCTCGAAAACTCGCAGTACCAATACTCTGCGACCAACGCTCCGAATAACTTCTTCTTCGGGGGCACCGGTGCCTTCCAGGGCCTTAACAACTCAACCTTCAACTACACAAGTCAGGTGGCTCCCGACATCATCGTCAAAGCCGCCTTCGATCCGGGCTGGGGACACTATGAGTTGATCGGTATCGGCCGTTTCTTCCGCGACCGCTACTATCCCGCGACCAGTTCCGCCGTGGACGCCCAGAACGACACCAAGTTCGGTGGCGGCTTTGTGGCCAACGCGCACATGCCACTCACCTCGAAGCTCGATCTTGGCCTGCATCTCACGGCTGGTGACGGTACAGGACGCTACGGCGCTTCCCTGCTGCCGGACATCACAGTGCATCCCGATGGAACGCTCGAACCACTGCGCAACGCACAGGGTCTTGCTTCCATCGAACTGCATCCGACCAAGAAGTTCGATATCTACGGCTATGGCGGCACGGAGTATGTGCAGCGTACGTACTATCGCAACTCCATTGGAACGCTCGTAGGGTATGGCGTGCCTACAGCCGATAACTCCGGCTGCAGAACAGAGGTCGGTCCAACCACCGGCGGCACCTCTGGCTATAACCCCGGCACAGGGACATGCTCTGGAAATACGCGCGTCCTCATCGAAGGACAGGGCGGCTTCTGGTATCGCCCCTACAGCGGACCGGCTGGCAAGCTGCAGCTTGGTGCGGCCTACGGCTATCTCACGCGTACCGGCTGGACCGGCGTTGGCGGTGCACCCAAGACCGTCAACAACCTGGTCTTTACCAGCGTGCGTTACATTCTGCCGTAGAAACAACAAAGCCAAAGGCCCGGACTGCGTATGCGGTCCGGGCCTTTGTTATTGCTTGCAACGTTGGAGCTAGGCTGTCTTTGCAGCGCCGAAGTGATCAAGGTTCATCACCTTCGTCCAGACACCCACGAAGTCTTCTACGAACTTCGCGTGCGCGTCGGAGCTGGCATAAACCTCGGCCAGAGCACGAAGCTGCGCGTTCGAACCGAAGACAAGGTCAGCACGAGTCGCTGTCCACTTCACGGCGCCGGTCTTGCGATCGCGGCCTTCGAAGATGTCCTTCGCCTCTGTCGTCGCCTTCCACACCGTCCCCATATCCAGCAGGTTGATGAAGAAATCGTTCGTCAGAGCTCCGGGCTTCGCCGTAAAGACGCCGTAGGCCGTGCCGTTGTAGTTCGTGCCCAACACGCGCATGCCCGCCAGCAGAACCGTCATCTCTGGAGCCGTCAGCTTGAGCAACTGGGCCTTGTCCAGCAACTCCACCTCGGCCGTACCGCTGGCCTTGCCCGTGAAGTAGGAACGGAAGCCATCGGCAGCCGGTTCCAACACCGAGAACGACTCAACATCCGTCTGCTCCTGCGAAGCGTCCATGCGGCCCGGAGTGAACGGAACCGTAACGTTGACGCCTGCGCTGCTTGCGGCCTGCTCCAGAGCTGCGTTGCCCGCAAGAACGATCAGATCAGCCAGTGAGACCTTCTTGCCACCGGTCTGCGACGCATTGAACTCAGCCTGAATCGCTTCAAGCTTCGCCAGCACCTTCGCAAGCTGCTCCGGCTGGTTCACCGCCCAATCCTTCTGCGGAGCAAGGCGGATACGCGCACCGTTCACGCCACCGCGCTTGTCCGATCCGCGGAACGAAGCAGCCGAAGCCCACGCCGTGGAGGTCAACTCCGACGTGTTCAGCCCGGAAGCAAGCACCTTCTGCTTCAACAACGCGACATCCTGATCGTCGACCACAACGTGATCAAGCGCAGGGATCGGGTCCTGCCAGACGAGCTCTTCCGCCGGAACTTCCGGTCCGAGGTACAGAGCGCGAGGCCCCATATCGCGGTGCGTCAGCTTGAACCAGGCACGCGCAAACGCATCGGCGAAGGCCGCAGGGTCCTCGTAGAAGTGGCGCGAGATCTTCTCGTACGCAGGGTCAAAACGCAGCGAGAGATCGGTGGTCAGCATCGCCGGAGTTCCACGCTTGGAAGAGTTATGCGCATCCGGCACGGTGCCTTCCCCGGCATTCCCCTTGGGCTTCCACTGGTGCGCACCTGCGGGGCTCTTCGTCAGCTCCCACTCGTACTTGAAGAGATGCTCGAAGAACTCGTTCGTCCACTGCGTCGGCTTCGTCGTCCAGGTCACTTCGAGGCCGCTGGTAATCGCATCGCCGGCAATGCCGGTGTTGTACGCGTTCGACCAGCCAAGTCCCTGGTGCTCGATGTCGGAACCTTCCGGCTCCTTGCCCACATGATGCGTTTCGCCAGCGCCGTGCGTCTTGCCGAAGGTGTGTCCACCCGCGATAAGCGCCACGGTCTCTTCATCATTCATCGCCATGCGGCCAAACGTCTCGCGGATGTCGCGAGCTGCGGCGACAGGATCGGGCACGCCTTCCGGGCCTTCAGGATTGACGTAGATCAGCCCCATCGTCGTGGCGCCAAGCGGCTTGGCAAGTTCACGATCGCCCGAGTAACGCTTGTCCGTTCCCATCCAGGTCGTTTCGTGGCCCCAGTTCACATCGAGGTCCGGCTCCCACACATCGGCACGTCCGCCAGCGAAGCCGAACGTCTTGAAGCCCATCGACTCAAGGGCAACGTTGCCAGTAAGAATCAGCAAATCGGCCCAGGAGATCTTCTTGCCGTACTTCTGCTTGATCGGCCAAAGCAGACGACGGGCCTTATCCAGGCTGACGTTGTCCGGCCAGCTATTGAGCGGAGCAAAACGCTGCTGCCCACGACCGCCGCCACCGCGGCCGTCAAAGGTGCGGTACGTACCGGCACTGTGCCACGCCATGCGGATAAAAAGCGGGCCGTAATGACCAAAGTCAGCGGGCCACCAATCCTGCGAGTCGGTCATGAGCGCCGTCAGGTCCTTCTTCAGGGCGTCGTAGTCGAGAGTCTTGAACTCTTCGGCGTAGTCAAAGCCGCCACCCATGGGATCGGACAGCGACGAGTGCTGGTGCAGGAGGTTCAGGTTCAGATGGTTCGGCCACCACTCACGGTTGGTTGTGACCGGGGTGCTGCCATGATTGAACGGGCACTTCGCTTCGGTTGACATACGTTCTCTCCTCACTTCGCGGCTTGAATCCAACGACCGCTCCAGTGAAAACCGCGGGCATCGAGCTGACAAGGTAAATGCTTTTGATTGGCGTCGGATGAATACTTCCGATGCAGGCCTGCACAGGTTGCAGACGATCTGCTGCGCCGTTGAAAGCACCATCGATCGACCATTTCCTTGAAGCACAACAGACGACGAAGTTGTCCGCGTTGCCTCAGCAGAGACGACTGTAGCACTACGGCGTCCCATAGCTCAAATACATAAAGACCATGCAGAGTATAGTCATAGGCTATGGAATTCAATCAGCTCCGATATGTCTGTGCCATCGCAGATACAGGCAGCTTCAGCCGCGCCGCAGAACGTTGCCAGATCACCCAACCCTCTCTTTCCCAGCAGATTCTGAAGCTGGAAGAAGACCTGGGCGTGAAGCTTTTTGACCGCCTGAGTCGCAGCGTACAACTGACCGAAGCAGGCAAATCGTTCCTTCCACACGCCCGCTCCATCCTGAGCCAGATGGAAGAAGCGCGGACCTCCGTTGCGGACAGCACCGCCGACCTTCGCGGCAGTGTGGCGGTGGGGGTAATTCCGACCGTCGCGCCATACTTTATTCCGGCGTATACGGCGTCGTTTGCGAAGAAGTATCCTGAGGCCCGATTGCGGATTGTGGAGGAAACTACGCCGGTTTTGGTAGATTTCTTGCGGAATTTGTCGATTGATCTTGCGGTTCTTGCGCTTCCGCTGCGGCATAAGGACCTGGAGGTCTTTCCGCTGAGGAGTGAGCCGCTCTTTGCGGTTCTGCCACAGGACCACCCCAAGGCTGGAGCGAAGTCTTTATCAATCAATGAGTTGCGAGGGGAGTCTTTTGTGATGTTGCGGGATGGACACTGCTTTCGCGAGAGCAGTCTGGCGGCTTGCAGCCGCGCGAGAATCACTCCGCGGATCGCTTTTGAAAGCGATCAATTCAGTAGCGTACTGGGTATGGTTTCGGCTGGAGTGGGGGTTTCGCTCATTCCGGAAATGGCGTTGGCAACCGACGCAAAGTGTTCTTATGTAAGGCTTAGTGATGCGCGAGCCACCCGCACCATCGTCGCTGCGGTGCTGCGCGGAAGAAGCCTGAATCGCATCCAAAAAGCGTTTTTGAAACGATTGCAGACACAAAAGGTTACGGCCGAAATTTAGGCTCCGACACCGGTTGGTGTCGGAGCTTTGCCTGGTCGTTCGACCTCATGCTCTGAGACGTGGGTTCAGAGGACGGGTGCTTCTTCCGGCGACAGAAGGCGGCGGACGTGGCGAGCGATCTGCAACTCCTCCTCCGTTTTCAAGGCGAGCACGTTGCTCGCCGGGTCTGTCTCCCCTTTCAGTCCGAGGAAGGTTAGACCGTCGCAAACTTTGTGGCGGATGGCTTCACTGTGAAGGCCAATGCCGCCCGTAAAGACGAGCAGGTCGATGCCTCCCATGAGGGCGGCGTAGGCCCCGACGGTTTTCCTGATCGTAGTGCAGAAGGCGTTCACCGCGAGGCTTGCGGTGGAGTCACCGGCTGCGTCCCGCTCGAGGAGCGCCTGCATATCGCTTTCGCCATCGCAAAGCCCGGCGAGGCCGCAGTTGTGGTTGATGAACTCTTCGAGTTGATCGGGGTTTTTCTTCTCCGTGCGAGCCAGATAGATCATCAGGCCGGGATCAAGGTCGCCGCTACGGCTTCCCATCAAAACACCGCCAGCAGGAGTCAGCCCCATCGTGGTGTCGATCGAGCAACCGCTGTGAACCGCAGCGAGACTGGAGCCGTTGCCGAGATGAGCGAAGACAGCGCGGGCAGGCAGCTTGCTTCCAAGCCGATGGACCAGTGACTCGTAGGACAAACCATGAAAGCCGTAGCGGCGAACGCCTTGCTCGAAGTACTGATTGGGCAACGGGAAGCGTGCGGAGAGCTCCGGCAAGGTGCGGTGGAAGGCGGTGTCAAAGCAGGCGAAGTGCGGGACAGAGGAGAAGATCTTCTGCGCCTGCTTCAACAGCTTGAGCGACTGCGGGATATGCAGAGGAGCAAAGTGAACGGATTGCTCCAGGGTTTCGATGACGGAGGACGTGATGCGCTGATGCTCGACGAGATGAGGGCCGCCATGGACGACTCGATGCCCGACGGCGCAGATCTCCGAGCCATGATCTTTGAGGACAGAGGAGACCGTGCGGAGAGCGTCCTCCTGCGATTCGAGAAGGTGCTGCTTCTCCAGCAGGATTTTGCCCTCTGCGTCGCGAACGCGAAGAGAACCATCTGAGCGACCGATGCCCTCTGCGCTGCCTTCCAGTTCGGGCACTTCGTCGCTCGAACCTGGACGGAAGAGTCCAAACTTGAGCGACGAGGAGCCACTGTTGAGTACGAGGATGCTCTTTGCAGCGGACATTACTTCGCGTCCGCTTCCGGCCACACCCAGTTGCTGATCTCTGCGCGATCGATGCCTTCGGCGTAGGCGTAGTTGAGGTTTTCGATGATCTGCTCCTTCAACCACTCCTTCACATGGGCCGCGCTCTGCTGCAGTTGCGGCACGCGGTCGATGACGTCGATCGACAGATTGAAACGGTCGACCTGGTTAATGATGGCCAGCTCCAGCGGCGTGTTGATGTTGCCCTTCTCCTTGTAGCCGCGGACGTGGATGTTGTCGTGGTTCTTCCGCCGATAGCTGAGCTTGTGGATCAACGACGGGTAGCTATGGAAGTTGAAGATGACGGGCTT carries:
- the katG gene encoding catalase/peroxidase HPI, with product MSTEAKCPFNHGSTPVTTNREWWPNHLNLNLLHQHSSLSDPMGGGFDYAEEFKTLDYDALKKDLTALMTDSQDWWPADFGHYGPLFIRMAWHSAGTYRTFDGRGGGGRGQQRFAPLNSWPDNVSLDKARRLLWPIKQKYGKKISWADLLILTGNVALESMGFKTFGFAGGRADVWEPDLDVNWGHETTWMGTDKRYSGDRELAKPLGATTMGLIYVNPEGPEGVPDPVAAARDIRETFGRMAMNDEETVALIAGGHTFGKTHGAGETHHVGKEPEGSDIEHQGLGWSNAYNTGIAGDAITSGLEVTWTTKPTQWTNEFFEHLFKYEWELTKSPAGAHQWKPKGNAGEGTVPDAHNSSKRGTPAMLTTDLSLRFDPAYEKISRHFYEDPAAFADAFARAWFKLTHRDMGPRALYLGPEVPAEELVWQDPIPALDHVVVDDQDVALLKQKVLASGLNTSELTSTAWASAASFRGSDKRGGVNGARIRLAPQKDWAVNQPEQLAKVLAKLEAIQAEFNASQTGGKKVSLADLIVLAGNAALEQAASSAGVNVTVPFTPGRMDASQEQTDVESFSVLEPAADGFRSYFTGKASGTAEVELLDKAQLLKLTAPEMTVLLAGMRVLGTNYNGTAYGVFTAKPGALTNDFFINLLDMGTVWKATTEAKDIFEGRDRKTGAVKWTATRADLVFGSNAQLRALAEVYASSDAHAKFVEDFVGVWTKVMNLDHFGAAKTA
- a CDS encoding LysR family transcriptional regulator substrate-binding protein encodes the protein MEEARTSVADSTADLRGSVAVGVIPTVAPYFIPAYTASFAKKYPEARLRIVEETTPVLVDFLRNLSIDLAVLALPLRHKDLEVFPLRSEPLFAVLPQDHPKAGAKSLSINELRGESFVMLRDGHCFRESSLAACSRARITPRIAFESDQFSSVLGMVSAGVGVSLIPEMALATDAKCSYVRLSDARATRTIVAAVLRGRSLNRIQKAFLKRLQTQKVTAEI
- a CDS encoding acetate/propionate family kinase; this translates as MSAAKSILVLNSGSSSLKFGLFRPGSSDEVPELEGSAEGIGRSDGSLRVRDAEGKILLEKQHLLESQEDALRTVSSVLKDHGSEICAVGHRVVHGGPHLVEHQRITSSVIETLEQSVHFAPLHIPQSLKLLKQAQKIFSSVPHFACFDTAFHRTLPELSARFPLPNQYFEQGVRRYGFHGLSYESLVHRLGSKLPARAVFAHLGNGSSLAAVHSGCSIDTTMGLTPAGGVLMGSRSGDLDPGLMIYLARTEKKNPDQLEEFINHNCGLAGLCDGESDMQALLERDAAGDSTASLAVNAFCTTIRKTVGAYAALMGGIDLLVFTGGIGLHSEAIRHKVCDGLTFLGLKGETDPASNVLALKTEEELQIARHVRRLLSPEEAPVL